The Dehalococcoidia bacterium genome has a segment encoding these proteins:
- a CDS encoding alpha/beta hydrolase, protein MAEITHRFVETNGIRMHLAEAGRGPLVLLCHGFPESWYSWRHQ, encoded by the coding sequence ATGGCTGAGATCACGCATCGCTTCGTAGAGACGAACGGCATCCGCATGCACCTGGCGGAGGCGGGCCGCGGGCCGCTGGTACTGCTCTGCCACGGCTTCCCCGAGAGCTGGTACTCCTGGCGCCACCAG